AAGGTCACAAAACAAGTCAGAACGATCGAGAAGGTAACGCCAGTAGACtccttcttcaactttttcgATCCTCCAACGGTCCCCAGCACAAAGGACAACGCCGCGACTGACAACGGCGAAGGCGAAAGCGAAGACCAAGACGGGCAGGACGAAGAGGAGCTCGCGGACCTCGAGGCCCGTCTAGCGCTGGACTACTCCATCGGCGAGCAGATCAAGGACAAGCTGGTCCCGAGAGCCATCGACTGGTTCACAGGTGCCGCGCTGGAGTACGAGTTCGACAACGAGGCCGCAGAAACCGAGCTCGAAGATGATTATCAGGACGGAGAAGACGACGACGAagacgacgacgacgacgacgacgacgaaGATCAAGACGGAAACGAAGAGCCCGACGATTTTGCCGCCGCCAAGGAGCAGCCACCCGACTGCAAGCAGTCCTGATCCGGGTCCCGCGCCCGCGGCCACACGCCGTTTGTACCATTTTTATCGCAGCAAGTCATATATAGTTCTATACTCTACAAAACGTTTTTTGCCGACATGCAGCCTGTCCTTGGATACGCCCGTGTTCTGGGTACCAGAGATGCACATGAACGTACGTGAGCGCTTGATCATGAACACCCGACCACGACCACATCCGGTCAATGCCTCTTGTGCCTGCCGTGTTTCATTGTTCCGTCGTCTCTGATTACCCGGAACTCTCGAATCAGCACGATTTTCACAAGCACCGAGCTCAGGCCATCGCCTCACAAAACCTGCTTCCCCTTTGGGACATTTGGTGCGAAACTTCCGCACACCGCCCCAAATTGTCTAAAAACACCATAAACCCGAAATGGCGCCATCTTTCGAAGCGCAAAAGCGGCGGTTACCCGGCGCTTGATCGCTTAAGGGGGCAGTCTGGTTGCGCGAAGGGACCTCAGTCCCATTCTGATGCTATTTCTGGTTCTATTTCTGGTTCTGGTTCAGgatatataaaagaaagGGTGAGATGGGCTCATGTCGTTTCTCCGAGTTGGAATTTGTTGCTGTTCGACTCGTGCAACATACATAAGGTCTACAAGTGTAGGTGTCAGTGTCTGTTGTTCTTTATAGAGTGTTGAGATACAGTAGAAGACACGCGTAGAGTGAAATAGAGATGCCCGCAACTAACGTTAAGGTGGTGGTCAACAAGGATACCACGGACAAGTTTGCCCGGAAATCGCCGACTTTGAACCACATATACAAGTACCCGGCGGTGGCCACGACGCTGGACCGGCTGGTGTCGCTGCCAATCGTGTCGCAGATGCTGTCTCTGTTGGTGCTATCGGCTTTAAAGACGAAGGAGGTGGTTGTTGATTCGGCCCATACACCACGGGCTGTGAAGGTGGGCTACAATGCGGTCGGCCATGGGGTGCTGAAGATCGACGAGGTTATCAATCTGTTGGTGTTCCGAGAGGGCATCGATGCGTTTGTGAGGTGCTTGCACACGCACTCGGACAAGTTGGGGATCTGGGTATTGTATTTCTGCATCGACTACATCGCCAATGTTTCGAACATGCTGTTGACGCAGCTGGTTGTGAAGCCGTTGCAGCTGAGCCTCAAGGAGAAGACGCTGAAGGAGGTGGTTGAGGAGAGCACCAAGAGCGACGAGGGGGCAGATGATTCGCTGACACATGTGTCCGAGTTGACTTCTACGACCAAGAGGATCTCGAAGGACATACAGGAGAAGATTCAATCGGGATACATTGAACCCACGGCTGAGTTTGCCAAGTCCAAGTACGACTCTCTGGTGAAGCCAACGACCGAGAAGCTGCAGTCTGAGTATGTGGGTCCCACGACGGACTTCGCCAAACAGAAGTACGATTCGTATGTCAAGCCAACCGCAGATAGATTGCAGGCCGAGTATATTGAGCCAACAAAGGCCCAATTGGATACCTCCTACAAGACGGTTTCTGCGACTTTCGAAAACAACTTGAGCAAATCCGAGAGCGTGCCCCGTGCCATACTATCCACAGGTAGAGACCTAAAAAACCTAACTTTGGAAAACTTGAAGGCAAATAAGTCAGAATTGGATAAGGATGTCAAAGCTGCAACTGAGTCTGCTAAAAAAGcagcaaatgaaaaactagCTGACTTGAAAAACGAAGCTAATTAactaagaaaaaaaaaagcagcCCGCAATCTGTCATTGAGGCTACTTTTGATAGCtattattcttttctccCTGGGGCTTCTTCTGACTCGATCGATTTTCTAACACGCACAAACAATCACGCAGATGTATACATACATATGTATATATGTGTATTTATATAAGTATATTTACTCAAGGATTCAGGTTTCTGTTTACATCTGTTCTCTTCCCAGCGTATTGCAGCAACTCCGACGTCCATGAACctttttgttctttctgTTCTGGTAAAACATTCTTGTGTTTCGCGTGAACAGAGATCATCTCattatataaaaaatggacTTAAAACACCTTTTCAGAGGGTTGTAAAACTTCAAGACTTCTGTGCTCCAGACACTGGCTTATAGAAGGTCCACTGAATGTCAAACAGTCACAGTTTTCAAGGTATGCAATGGTAACATAATGAATTGCTGCgtgttttcttttccgAGTTACTAACAGAGTTGTGTTTGTACAAGGGCGCACACGGAAATTATCTGGATGGGTCAAAAGGATCATTCAACCTGCAAGAGAGCCAAATAATGCCAATACTGTTGTGTCCGAGAAacatttcaagaatgatTTAGAGGCCAATAAAGCAGGTTTAGTGGAGGCAACCAAGAGGGTGTCTGATAATGACATTTCCGCTGTTAATAAAGAAACACCGAAAGGCAAAGTATTATGGGATGAAACACCTAAGAGGTTCAAACAACGCGATGTTGAGCGTGAAAGGGATGATATGGAAACTGTAGATAACGTTAGCATAACGCctttgttttctctttGCTCTTCATCAGtcaaatcttcaacattttcaGATGCGCATTCCCTACAATCAACAAGAGCTACAGTGCTCTCCGGGAGAACAATGGACACAAATTCAAGTACCATGGCGATACCTCCAGCAAGCATTCTTGACAGGGGCCGCGTTTCTTCCGGAGCTACTACGATTccttcttcgtcatctACAAGTGCGCCCACATCGATTCACATTCCAGGTTCGAGTAGTCATCGGTCCCGTCCAAACAGCTTACGACCTAATTACATGCAAAGAGATGCTAGCAGTCCTACTATAGACTCGGTGTCGACCATCAAATAGGGTACTAGCATGCATTCTACCCAGCACATTAGCTATTCTGAATAACTTTGACCATCGGTCGGTATCACGTGGATCGCATACACGTGGACTTCGCTAAATTTCGTCCTGTATGCCGTCCTGGGTTCCGCCTGTTGGGAAGGAAACTCAAGGCATGATAAAATAAAGGTTTGCACAAATTTTACACCTCTTTGCCTCAGCCACCAGTAGAAGATGGTTTGTTTCATTGTGATTGCTCGGATTATTGTTGCAATACACTACAATGAGtaagctttcaaaaaatatgtcaAAGGGTAAAGACAACTTGACGCAAGTTGATGCATCGTTGGATCAACCTCTCGATGTCGATGCTCCACCCACAATTTACGGTACTAAAGTGAAACCAGAGCTGTGTTCTGCAGCAATGAACCTGGCCATGGACTCCGTGAAGCAGCAGCAATCACTTTCGAACAAGTTTATGATCAAACACCCTTTTACTGGattcattcttttgattGCAACAGTCATCTATCTGGCTCCAAGAATCATATTACCAAGAAACATTAAATCAGGGTCCATTACGGGCTTTCTGTACCAGCTGGTTCATTTTAATGTGTATAATTTTGGTACTGCGTTGGCAATAGTTTCGCTTACAGGCATGTGTCTTTTCACCGTATATTCCAGAATCTCTGAGTTCTTTTTTAAAACAAAGCTATCTGAGATCACTGATAATAGTGGTGAGAAAATCTTTGGTGTTGATTTACGCAAACTAGCAacaaaagacaaaaaagcACTCTCCTCCAAACAAAATGATAATACCTACATCATTATCTATAGAGAAGCACCTATCGCATTGATATctataaaagaaaacgaCACGCTATCTTCGAAGGAGGCTTTAGTGGTGAGTATCTCGACTGTCGGGTGTCGTAAGGTTTATATCAAAAGTGGTATCATGGAGGATTTACTTGATTGGGCAATGTTGCGTACAAAGACAATAAACAAAGAGGGTAATTATGGGCAATCAATGAAACTACTGATTTCTGTGTACTCCTTTGAGACTGATTTGAAACATATTTTAAAGCGGAAGGGATTTACTTTGGTTCAAAGCACCAAAAGTGTTGAAAGTAGATTATTAGGTGGTTTGTTTGGCGCTAGAAAAGAACTGTGGGggattcaatttcattttgaacCAGCCAAGCAAGAATAAAATgtttaaaaaaaagtttgggCTGTATAGAATAAGTAGTGTATGCTAAAGTAATATTTCTCATTTGATTTCGTTTCTTATGGTAAAATGTTCCTCTTTAATCGTTTGGCATGTTTCAAACTAACTCGAATATAAACAGAAGCGACATAAATGATGGTTGATAAAATGCAAAACACAATCAAAATGCTtacaaatgaaattttttttgtttttaatGCTTCAGTAGTATTTTTACcgattttcaaatattttggtTGAGACTTTAACATTTtccacttttgaaaatcgTCTCTCTCCAATGCAACTCTATCTTCATATTCAGcaataaaatatttgtCTATTTCTTTAGCAAAAAGTAGCGAATCTTCATTGGTCTCATCGATATCCTTCCAGTGAAATTCGCTTGTACTAATGTCGAAAATATCCACTGTTTCTGAGTAATCACCCGTCAATGCACCAATACCAATGAATCTTTGCCCATTTTTGGGGTTTTTAGGTATGATTATATCTTCCTGTTGGAAAAGCTCTATCCAAAAGGAGCCCTCTTGATCGTATTGGATATCAacttttaaaaattttatgCTTTCTAAATAAATTATTCTTAATCTGGTTTGGTCACCACGAATGATACTCTGCTTCAAGCGTAAATCCTTATCATTCAGCTTCCTAGCAGAAGTATATATACCGTCGGAGTCAATATCATATGACTGCGTGGAAGGTGAAACGTTCAGTATCGCATCCATAAAGGGAgtgatttttcttgaatgtGGTAAGTTTTGATACGTATCGATGATTAGTGCCATTCCAGGTAAGTTAGCTGGGAATCCCATCATCTCTGTATTTCCGGCAAAGATACCGCCAGAGTTCAGTTCGTACTGCTTGCGTGCATACGACGAATGCAAATCTTGAGTAATGAAATCTTTGTCTGGAGTAATGACAATGGCCATACCATCGCCCATTACATGCTGTTTTCGCGAGTCTATCACTCTACCATTCGTGGGTGATATTCTGAACTCGACAATAATTTCAAGGTTGTTCATGGTATTATCTCCAATTCCATTCGATATTACTATTCCGTGATCATTTGTCTTGCCCTTCTTGGTAAGTCGTATGAGCTCTGTATTGCGTATTTCTGTGGATCCTCCGACGTGCCAAAATCTATTAATCGCCTCCAGGTACGGAACGGATAGACTAGCCTCTCGGTTAGGAATCTTTACTATATGGGACTTGTCCGAGTCACTGTGAGTTCTTGTCGAGCTGTTGGCAAAGTAACGAGCACCAAAATTAAACGTTATGAACAGCAGCGTAACGACTACACTGATCAATAACTTCAGCGAAGTACCTTTTCTCATATTACCTTCCGGTATCACTCCCTCGGTTATCCCACAGTACACTCTACCAGGGTGCAGGTTGTCTCGTTGAGAGACGCTTCCCAGGTGCCAACTTGCTGTTCCTTATCAGTCCACGTTGTAATGAGCGCCAACGGAGATAAGTAAGTCACTCAATACAATTTCTTAAATCCAATTGATGAACGATATTACCTCTATCTTCAGCCATTGTTTCCATTTCATGTAGTATGAGAAACCGAGGCTTTTCACGCACATCGCGCAACCGCTGATGGATCCGACGATCAACAAAAGTGCATTGCATTGCATATAAAGTAGGAAGGTGAAGATTAATTAATTGGACTTTATTGGAAGTTAAGTCATTTGTTAAGCGCACTAGAACTATAGACAAGTATGGGCAGCACACCAACACCAAGATGTATTATTGTTAGACATGGTCAGACCGAATGGTCAAAATCTGGTCAATATACAGGTTTGACCGATCTGGCATTAACACCGTTTGGTGAAGGGCAAATGCGTAGAACAGGAAAATCTATTTTCCAGAACAAATTCATTGATCCAGATCACATCACATATGTCTTCACTTCACCAAGAACGAGAGCGAGACAGACGATTGGGTTTGTGTTGGAAACGCTTACAGAGCAGCAGAGATCGAAGATCCGGGTCGTTGTGGATGAAGATTTGAGGGAATGGGAGTATGGTGACTACGAGGGTTTATTGACCCACGAAATCATTGAGTTGAGAAAATCCAGAGGATTGGACAAAACAAGGCCATGGAATATCTGGAGAGATGGTTGCGAAAATGGTGAAACTACACAACAAATTGGATTGAGATTGTCTAGGGTTATTGCCAGAATTCAGAACCTACACAGAAAGCATCAAGCAGAAGGAATCGCCTCCGATATCATGCTCTTTGCTCATGGACATTCATTACGTTACCTGGCTGCATTGTGGTTCAAGCTAGGTGTAGAGAAAAAATGCGAAACTGACTGGGAGAAAAGTGAACTCAAGACCTACAACGATGACACTGTTCCATACATTGCACTTGATAAATACCGTCATTTGATTGATAATCCAAACTTTCTATTGGATGCAGGCGGAATTGGTGTTCTGTCGTATTCTCATCATAACATCGATGAACCTGCTTTAGCCCTAGCTGGTGCTTTCGTCCCTCCAGCAGAGGAAGAGTCTCAGCACGGTGATGTACCAAACGTATAAAAGATACacttcaattgtttttaattttttgtattcGAATAAAATTACTTTTTATACATCTATAGATGGGTATCATTGATACTGGAGGTGCCAGCATTTAAAGAGAAAGGACTAACCATGtataaaaaatactttGGGAAAATGTCGTACTTGCGAAGcgatggaaaaaaaaaacaacgaACTAAAGTTGATAAGCAATGTGTAACAGTTAGCAACTATCACAGTTAACTGAAATTTGAATACCGTACCGTGTATTGAATGggatcaaattcaaaattcagTTAAAAGAAACGTGcaatgaagatgataaacCAAACGAATTtagtgaaagaaaaatcaatagAAAACGAATTCTGCACTACCAGAAGTGACAGAAACGGTACAGCCGTCAGAACCTGAACCTGAGTAAACACCGTTTTCCAACTTACAATCACCGTTGATACTAGATCCCTCAGTAGCTACTATTTTAACGTTGTAGTTTGGTGGTGTATTGTTGTTTGGATTTGGAATTATAGATAAGTAGGTGATACCATTGGTGTAACCGGCACCCAGGACAACTGGAGCCCAGTTTCCTACACCGGAGCCACTTGTACCCCAGATACAGCCATCTTCAACAGAAACACCTGCATTGTTGACGTAGTACTGAGTTGAAGTTTTCTTACCTTGCCACTGATAGTAGGAGTCCTCATTGACACAGGAAATTGGTTTGGAGGAGCCAGCGCCAACGACTGTTGGGATGACCATATTTTCGGAGCCAGGGTAATCAGTTCTACAAAGAGCGATTGAATCAGAAACCTGGTTAACAGCACTTGCGGAATTTTGATCCCATTCACATAAGTATTTGGAGTTCTGGTTGGAACGGTACAGCAAACCGTCCTTACAGTACAAACCACCGACCGATCTACCGTCACTTGGCTGTTCTGATGGCCACTGCGTCTTGGACATACCGGCTTGACAAGCATACGAACAGTAGTGTCCGTCCTGGCACGAGGTGGCGGTGTTACCGTCCATGTTCATGATGGACGCCCAACCGTCTAAACCGACCCAGTCCAACGAAACAACACCCTGGCCAGATGGGAGCTGGCTACAAGGAATGGTACCATCCTCGAACTCCTTGTCTGGACCCGAGAAGTCGGATAAATCACCGTCAACACCGCCGGCTCCTGAACCTGAACTTGAACCGGAGCTTGAACCTGAACCGGAACCGGAACTGGAACTGGAGGAAGACGATGGCGCAGCGCTCGAAGAAGTGACGGGCGCAGCGCTCGAAGAGCCCGGAGACAAGGTACTCGTTGGGGCAGACGAGGCCGGCGCCTGCGTCGCAACGGTCGTGGAGGCACCGCCGTTGCCCTGGATCGCGTTACCGTTGCCGTCCACGTACTGCGTAACGTAGACCACATCACGTTTTTCGCGGTGGTGCTCGTGGCTCCTCTTGACCGTAGGTGCACCTAGCACCATACCAGAGGAAGCGgataaaaacaaaagcGTGGATAACTTCATTGCGTCGACGATCTGAATAAACAAATGAGTGGAAAAGACGACAGGATGCGAAAGGAAAGACAAACTAGTTGGCGACAAATGAACGAGCAAATGAATGAATGAAGGAGTGACTGGATGAATGAGTGTGTAACGACTGATTCACTTGTGCTGctgttcaaaaatatcacgGAGAAAAAATGAGTGGATGCTTCCTTGAAGTCTTTGCGAGTAGTTCTTGTGTATATCTATATACCTGCCACGGCCCAGAACCCAGGGTGATCTGGACACGAAACTGAAATAAGCTTTGCAAGAGCACACAAGTCGATACGGGAGTACGCCAGTCGTTGCACTTACTGCCCGTTGCACTCACTGCCCGTTGCACAAGTGGTAGTGAATTGCAAACAACGAACGAAACGAAACGAAACGATACGAAACGCTGCGAAACGCTGCAAACTGAAACCGCATCCATCCTGAAACTCCTCTGACCTCTGCTGAGATCCGTGGTGTGAATCGATTGGTAATCAAGTGAAAATTTTACCATTAGCGTCTTTTTGCCCGTTGTGGTAATTCGAGATCGACACAACGCGGAAATCGTGACGCAGTTTTTCTTCGCCGTGCAGCGTGCCAAGAAAGCGGATGCAGGCTGTGGGGTGCGGGTGCGCGAGTGCAGCGGATGCAGCGAAAAAGGGAGCTGTCCGGTGAGCAGGCCGGACAGTGCGTCGTGCACGGGTTTTCTCTTGTTACGCCTCCTGGCGC
The genomic region above belongs to Zygotorulaspora mrakii chromosome 8, complete sequence and contains:
- the PLN1 gene encoding Pln1p (similar to Saccharomyces cerevisiae PET10 (YKR046C); ancestral locus Anc_1.236), with product MPATNVKVVVNKDTTDKFARKSPTLNHIYKYPAVATTLDRLVSLPIVSQMLSLLVLSALKTKEVVVDSAHTPRAVKVGYNAVGHGVLKIDEVINLLVFREGIDAFVRCLHTHSDKLGIWVLYFCIDYIANVSNMLLTQLVVKPLQLSLKEKTLKEVVEESTKSDEGADDSLTHVSELTSTTKRISKDIQEKIQSGYIEPTAEFAKSKYDSLVKPTTEKLQSEYVGPTTDFAKQKYDSYVKPTADRLQAEYIEPTKAQLDTSYKTVSATFENNLSKSESVPRAILSTGRDLKNLTLENLKANKSELDKDVKAATESAKKAANEKLADLKNEAN
- a CDS encoding uncharacterized protein (similar to Saccharomyces cerevisiae YKR045C; ancestral locus Anc_1.237), with product MSNSHSFQGRTRKLSGWVKRIIQPAREPNNANTVVSEKHFKNDLEANKAGLVEATKRVSDNDISAVNKETPKGKVLWDETPKRFKQRDVERERDDMETVDNVSITPLFSLCSSSVKSSTFSDAHSLQSTRATVLSGRTMDTNSSTMAIPPASILDRGRVSSGATTIPSSSSTSAPTSIHIPGSSSHRSRPNSLRPNYMQRDASSPTIDSVSTIK
- the PHO86 gene encoding Pho86p (similar to Saccharomyces cerevisiae PHO86 (YJL117W); ancestral locus Anc_1.238), which translates into the protein MSKLSKNMSKGKDNLTQVDASLDQPLDVDAPPTIYGTKVKPELCSAAMNLAMDSVKQQQSLSNKFMIKHPFTGFILLIATVIYLAPRIILPRNIKSGSITGFLYQLVHFNVYNFGTALAIVSLTGMCLFTVYSRISEFFFKTKLSEITDNSGEKIFGVDLRKLATKDKKALSSKQNDNTYIIIYREAPIALISIKENDTLSSKEALVVSISTVGCRKVYIKSGIMEDLLDWAMLRTKTINKEGNYGQSMKLLISVYSFETDLKHILKRKGFTLVQSTKSVESRLLGGLFGARKELWGIQFHFEPAKQE
- the UIP5 gene encoding Uip5p (similar to Saccharomyces cerevisiae UIP5 (YKR044W); ancestral locus Anc_1.239), with the translated sequence MRKGTSLKLLISVVVTLLFITFNFGARYFANSSTRTHSDSDKSHIVKIPNREASLSVPYLEAINRFWHVGGSTEIRNTELIRLTKKGKTNDHGIVISNGIGDNTMNNLEIIVEFRISPTNGRVIDSRKQHVMGDGMAIVITPDKDFITQDLHSSYARKQYELNSGGIFAGNTEMMGFPANLPGMALIIDTYQNLPHSRKITPFMDAILNVSPSTQSYDIDSDGIYTSARKLNDKDLRLKQSIIRGDQTRLRIIYLESIKFLKVDIQYDQEGSFWIELFQQEDIIIPKNPKNGQRFIGIGALTGDYSETVDIFDISTSEFHWKDIDETNEDSLLFAKEIDKYFIAEYEDRVALERDDFQKWKMLKSQPKYLKIGKNTTEALKTKKISFVSILIVFCILSTIIYVASVYIRVSLKHAKRLKRNILP
- the SHB17 gene encoding sedoheptulose-bisphosphatase (similar to Saccharomyces cerevisiae YKR043C; ancestral locus Anc_1.240) produces the protein MGSTPTPRCIIVRHGQTEWSKSGQYTGLTDLALTPFGEGQMRRTGKSIFQNKFIDPDHITYVFTSPRTRARQTIGFVLETLTEQQRSKIRVVVDEDLREWEYGDYEGLLTHEIIELRKSRGLDKTRPWNIWRDGCENGETTQQIGLRLSRVIARIQNLHRKHQAEGIASDIMLFAHGHSLRYLAALWFKLGVEKKCETDWEKSELKTYNDDTVPYIALDKYRHLIDNPNFLLDAGGIGVLSYSHHNIDEPALALAGAFVPPAEEESQHGDVPNV
- the UTH1 gene encoding SUN family protein UTH1 (similar to Saccharomyces cerevisiae NCA3 (YJL116C) and UTH1 (YKR042W); ancestral locus Anc_1.241), producing the protein MKLSTLLFLSASSGMVLGAPTVKRSHEHHREKRDVVYVTQYVDGNGNAIQGNGGASTTVATQAPASSAPTSTLSPGSSSAAPVTSSSAAPSSSSSSSSGSGSGSSSGSSSGSGAGGVDGDLSDFSGPDKEFEDGTIPCSQLPSGQGVVSLDWVGLDGWASIMNMDGNTATSCQDGHYCSYACQAGMSKTQWPSEQPSDGRSVGGLYCKDGLLYRSNQNSKYLCEWDQNSASAVNQVSDSIALCRTDYPGSENMVIPTVVGAGSSKPISCVNEDSYYQWQGKKTSTQYYVNNAGVSVEDGCIWGTSGSGVGNWAPVVLGAGYTNGITYLSIIPNPNNNTPPNYNVKIVATEGSSINGDCKLENGVYSGSGSDGCTVSVTSGSAEFVFY